Genomic window (Nitrosophilus kaiyonis):
ACATCCATATTATGAATTATCAAATAACAACAGTATAACTTTAAGTTCTAGAAAAATGAGATTTTCTTATATAGCATATTTAACGTTTTTGGCTTTAGAATTTGTATTATCAAAAGATAAAAAAAGTGGAGCGATACTCTTAAATAGATTAAAAAGATTAGGATTTGATAACAGTAAGGCACTATCCTTTTTGAATGAAACAATATATGAAGCAAATGATTTATTGGAGCATTTTGGTATAAAAAATAGAATCAATACTGTATCATATCCAACGATAAATATTAATATGGAAAAGATGTTTGGTAAAGAGTTGCATTTAACAACATATATGGAAAAAATGGAACTTGTATCAAAAGATGTAAATAGAGTGGCTTTGAGATATGAGGATCAATTTTATGCACTTTTTTTACTAAGCGAAACATTAAATTCTTATGAGTTTGAATTTAATGAAATGCCTTTTTGTTTTATTCCATGTGAAAATTTAAAAGATGAAGATCTTAAAATAGATATGTTTAATGGATTTGATATTTTAATATTTAAAAATATTGATAAACTTTCAAAAGATTTATATGAAGATTTTTTTAAAATTTGGAGAGATTTTGAAGGAAAAGTTTTCGTAACATATAGTGCATATAGTATGATTGACTTTAATAATAAAGTCTTACATGATAAAATAAAAATTTATGTTATTGATATTCCATCATATTATGATAATGATTATATATATAAAATGATGTTAAAAACCACTTGTTCTGAAATTAATAAAGAGTTAGATTCTGGAATATGTAAAGTTGAAGATTATTTGAGTGAAATCATCACTATGGATTCAGTGATAATAAAAAGCATAGAGAACTTTTGTAAAACTTAAGGGAGGAAAAACTCTCCCTTTTAAATTAAAATAGAGGTTTTATCTCATCAAATGGATTTGCAATAACTCTTTTTCTATCTACTATATATGGAACTAACGCAGCATGTCTTGCTCTTTTAATTGCCTCTTCAACCATCTCTTGATGTTTTTTACAGTTTCCTGTTAATCTTCTTGGCATAATTTTATATCTCTCACTTAGACTTGGTTTAATAAGTTCTAAATCTTTATAATCTATAAAAGTTACTTTTGCTTCGCAATATTTACAATATCTTTTTTTAAATTTTCTTTTTTCTGCCATAATCTTCTCCTAACTAAAATGGTATTTCATCATCTTCGATATCGATTTCAGGAATCTCTTCTTTTACGCTTGGTGCTTGATAATCTTGGGTTGGTTTACTATTTTGTTGATAACTGTTTTGAGGCTGATAGTTTGATGGAGTCTCTCCTCTATCAATCATCTGTAGATTATCAACTGCAATAGAGTGTTTGCTTCTCTTCTGTCCACTCTGATCTACCCATTGTTCAAAAACAAGTCTTCCCTCAATCAATATTTTTCTTCCCTTTTTTAGGTATTGATTAGCAATTTCAGCCGCTCTACCAAAAAGGGTAATATCAATAAAACAGGTTTCCTCTTTTTGTTCCCCTGTTTGAGTTTTATATCTTCTATTTGTAGCTATTGCAGATTTTGCAATCGCCATTCCGTTTTGTGTATATCTTAGCTCTATATCTCTTGTAAGATTTCCGAGCATTATAACTCTGTTATACATAATTTTATCCTATTAACTAGCTGCCTCTTGTGTTTTTTGAGAATGTTTTTGTGCTCTTTGAACCATCTTTTCCCAAGCAGCTATATCTTTTTTTGTTTCATATTTTACAGTTAAAAATCTAATAACATCTTCTGTGATTCTATAAATTCTCTCAAGTTCTAAAACTGTAGTTGAAGGTGCTTTGAAATAGATCACATAATAGTGGCCTCTTTCATATTTTTGAATTGGATAAGCAAGTTTTCTTACTCCAAAATCCTCATAGGCAACAATTTCGCCACCATTTTTTTCAATAACTTCTTTTATGAAGTTAAATCTTGCCTGACTCTCTTCTTCAGTTAGAGTAGGCTTTAACACAAAAAGTGTCTCGTAATGTCTCATCTTTTCTCCTTTTGGCTATTTTAGGGCATATACCCATTTATCCGAGTTGAACCCGGAAAGGCTATCTTAGACTTCTCTAAAATAGAGGCTGATGTTATCATATTAAAGCTTGAATTTTTATTAAAGATGAAAATAAATAACTTTTTCTATCAATATCTGTTTTTGTTTTAAGATAAAGTTCGCTATTTTGTAACTCTTTAAAAAGGTTTAAAAAATCTCTCTCTTTTAATTTCATTGCAAGAGCAACTCTTTGTTTTTCAATTTGTGGAGGAAGTTTATATCCAAGAACCTCTTTTGAATCAAAAAAACCGTTTATCTTTATAAATGAGTGAAACATAAAAAGCTGTTGTAAGAAATTTTCAAATCCAAGCAAAATTTTTAACTCATTTATATCTTCATATTCTAAATTTTTTAAAATTTCATTGATAGGTTTTTTTTCTAAAAGATATATATAAAATTTTTCAAGATTTAAAGGAGTAAGAGAATAAGCAAGCTCATCTATCTCTTTATTTCCAACATTTTTTGTAAGTATAGAGATTTTTTCAAGCTCTTTTTTTGCAAGTTCTAAATTTAAATCCAAAGACAAAAGAAGATGATTTATAGAAAACTCATCTATTTGAATACCTTTTTGTTTTGCAAAATTTGAAATTATCTCTTTTGCTTCATAAAGAGTTGGTTTAAAAAATCTAACAAAATCTGCTTGTTTATTTTTTGAAAAAGATTTTGATATTTTTTTTGCATCTCTTGAATAAAGTTCATATATAAAAAAGCTATTTTGATTTTTTATGCATAAATCTATAAGGATATCCATCTCTTTTTTTGCAATCTCTTTATCATGTTTTATAATCAAAAGGTTGATATCTCCAAAAAGAGAGGATTGTGAGAGATAATTTTTAGCCCCTTCAAAATTGTATTCATCAAAATAGTATATAAGTCTATTATCTTTTTGAGGATCAATAATATCAGCTATTTTTTTAGAATATTCATTTATATAATATGGCTCTTCTCCATATAAAAGAGTGGATTTTAAATTAAAGCCTTTATTTAAAAGCTCATCAAGGGCTTTTTTGTACATTTTTTTCCTTTAACATTGGACATTAGACATTAAACATTTGACATTAGGGATTAGTGTTAGGTGTAAGTTTTGAGTTTATAATTATCATTAATTTATGCCAATAACTTAATATCTAATGACTAATGACTATTTACTCATCACTAAACCTTACAATTTTACCAATAATTTTAGTGGTTGCAATATTTACATCTACTATCTCAATATAAACTTTATCAAAAAGTTCAACTCTATCTCTATCTTTTGGTAAAAATACTCTTGCTCCAAAAATCTCATCTTCAATAACTGCTATTGGTGTAGATTCAGGATCAGTAATAAGAGCAAAAAACTCTTTTCCTATATTTTCTTTTGCCCATCTTGCAAACTTTCTATCCATAAAATCCCATTCAACTTTTGCAGCTTCTCTTTCTAATTCACTAATTTTGACTGTCAATGGTTCAATATTTCTTAAAATGAAATCAACTTTTTTCTTATCGTTTTTTAAAATAGCTTTTAATAATCTATGAAGTGTTAAATCTGAATATCTTCTAATAGGCGAAGTAAAATGGGTATAAGCTTCAAAACCTAAGCCAAAATGTCCAATATTTTCAGCAGTATAGGCTGCCTGTTTTTGTGTTCTTATAAGAAGTTTATCTACATGTTTTTCTATACCTTTTTCACGAGCCTGTTTTTGTATAGATAAAAAGAGAGAGTGTATAGATTTAAACTCTTTTGCAAAAATTCCTATTGTTGCAAGTTCGTTTAAAAGCTCTTCAATTTTTTCTAAGCTTGGCTCTTCATGTGTTCTAAATATTCCATATTCAAATCTTTTAGCTGTTGCTTTATTTGCTAAAAGCATACAATCTTCTATTAATGCATGGCTTGGAGTCTCTTCTTCTAAATGTGTAGCTTTTAAATTTTGATTGCTATCTAATTCTATTCTAATTTCTGGATTTTTAAACTCAAATCCTTTTTGCAGTCTTTTTTCTCTGAGTTTTTTTGTAACCTCATATAAAGGCAATAAATATTCTAAAATCTCTTTATCTATCTCATCTATATTTTCAAACTTTCCTTCAATAAATTCATCTACTCTATCATAGCTATATTTTCTTCTAGATTTTATTATCGCATCAAAGATTTCCTCTTTTTTTGGCTCTAAATTTTCATCAAGTTCTATTTTACAAACAAAAGCTAGTCTTAAAACATCAGGTTTTAATGAACAAATTCCTTCACTTAAAGCTCTTGGAAGCATCGGAATAGATTTATGAGGAAAATAGATAGAAAATCCTCTCTCTTTTGCCTCTTGATCGATAGGACCATACATAGCAACATATTCGCTTACATCTGCAATAGCTACATATAAAATATTTTTTTCTTTATCAAAATAGACTGCATCATCATGATCTTTTGCAGTAATAGGGTCAATTGTACAAAAAGGCAGATGTGTTAAATCAACCCTTTCTGGATATAAAGATGGATCAATATAATCTGGATGTGCTTTTGCTTCAAGCTCAGCCTCAGGGCTAAAATCTTCTTTTTTATTAAATAGAGCTAAAGAGATTTTTTCATCCACTTTTGGATCATCTAAAACACCAAGTATTTCAGTTATTATTTGGTTTTCATTATCAATTTTTGCAACTGTTTGGTCTGGCAATTTTTTAAGAGATTTTTTTGTTGCTTTTACTGCTAATGGAAGAAGGGTTTTAATATTTAAGAACATCATCTTTTCTTTATCAAAAACACCAACACTAAATCTAAATGCTTTTTGAACAATAAAAACAACTTTTGCAGATGGTCTCTTTTTTGCTTGGAAGATTCTTCTTGCAATAACTAAATCGCCTTTGCTTGCTCCATTTAAATGTTCAGGCTCAATTAATAAATCTTTTGCTTTTATACCAATTTGTTCTAAAAAACCTGTTCCTTTTTTTGATATATCTATTTTTCCTACTCTATATTTGGAGCCGATTTTTAAAACTTTTCCATCATCTTTTACAATTTTTAGTTTGATAAGTTCATCAACAAGAGGCCAATCATCTCTTGCTATATCTTTTTTTAAAACTCCTTTTAAAAGTTTTATCATTAACTCTTTCATATTTTACATTTTCCTTAATTTTTATTTAATTATATCAAACATTATAGTTTTAGTCTATTTTTACCAAACTTTAGATAGAATTGGCAAAAATTTTTTAAAAGGAATTAAAATGGCATTGAATATCTATTATGATAAAGATTGCGATTTAAATATAATTAAAAGCAAAAAAGTGGCGATTATTGGTTTTGGAAGCCAAGGTCATGCTCATGCAGAAAATTTAAGAGATAGCGGTGTTGATGTAAAGATAGGCCTTTATAGAGGTGGTAGAAGCTGGAAAAAAGCTGAGGCTAAAGGGTTTGATGTATTAGATGTAAGCGATGCAGCTAAATGGGCTGATGTTGTTATGGTTTTGATTCCTGATGAGATTCAAGCTGAGGTTTATAAGGCTGATATTGAGCCATATCTTGAGGCTGGAAATGCTTTGGCATTTGGACATGGATTTAATATACATTTTGGACAAATCATTCCAAAACCTGAAATTGATGTTATTATGGTTGCTCCAAAAGCACCTGGCCATACAGTTAGAAGCGAATTTGTAAGAGGTGGCGGGATACCTGATTTGATTGCTATATATCAAGATGCAACTGGAAGTGCAAAAGATTTAGCTCTTAGTTATGCAAGTGCTATTGGTGGTGGAAGAACAGGTATAATTGAGACAACTTTCAAAGATGAGACTGAGACCGATCTTTTTGGTGAACAAGCGGTTCTTTGTGGTGGTGTTACTGCACTTGTTCAAGCTGGTTTTGAAACATTAACTGAAGCTGGATATGCACCAGAAATGGCATATTTTGAGTGTTTGCATGAGTTGAAATTGATTGTTGATTTAATGTATGAAGGTGGTATAGCGAATATGAGATACTCTATCTCAAATACTGCTGAATATGGAGATTATGTAAGTGGACCAAGAGTAATAAATGAAGAGTCTAAAAAAGCTATGAAAGAGATTTTAGCTGAGATTCAAAATGGAAAATTTGCAAAAGATTTTATCCTTGAAAGACATGCTGGATATGCAAGAATGCATGCTGAAAGAAACAGAATGAAAGAGTCTTTAATTGAAAAAACTGGCGAAAAACTAAGAGCTATGATGCCTTGGATAACAGCAAATAAAATTGTAGACCAAGAAACAAACTAACAAAGAGCTTTTGCTCTTTGTAAAGAGTATAAATTGACAAAAAGAAAAAAAAGAACTAAGAAATCTTCGAAAAAAAGTCAAAAAAAACTGCTATTTATCTTCCTTATTGCTTTAGTTGTAATAGCATCAGGTATTAGTGGATATGTTTTTTTCAAAAAAGGATATGAGAAAGGATATCAAAAAGCCTCTTTAATTGCTCAAAATAAAATCAAACAGATAAAAAAAGAGGAAAAAAAGGCTTTACAAAAGCATTTAAAAGAGTATATGTCTGAGATTAAAGATTATATGCACAACAAAATTAAAGAGACAAAAGAAAAGATTATTATTCAAAAGAAAAAATACGATAAAAAACCAAAACTTGCAATAATAATTGATGATGTTGCTTTTAAATATCAAGTTGATGAATTAAAATCTTTAAATATTCCTATAAACTTATCTTTTTTCCCGCCTAATAAAAGGCATCCAAATACTCCAATTTATGCAAAAAACTTTAAGATTTATATGATACATCTTCCTTTAGAGGCTAAAAATTTTAAGACACCAGAGCCTTTTACATTAAATATCAACTCTTCGCAAGAAGAAATAGAAAATAGAATTAGAAAAATCAGAGAGTGGTTTCCAAATGCAAAATATATAAATAATCATACTGGAAGTGCATTTACAAGTAATTATGAAGCTATGGATAGATTAATTAATGTATTAAATAGATACCAGTTTAGATTTTTAGATAGTAGAACAACTCCTGATACTAAAGTTGCAGAAGTTGAAAAAAAATATGGAATAAAATATTTAGCAAGAGATATATTTTTAGATAATGAACAAAATGTTAAATATATAAAAAATCAGCTAAAAAAAGCAGTGGCTATTGCAAAAAAAAGAGGATTTGCTATAGCTATAGGACATCCACATCCAAAAACTATAGAGGCTTTAAGAGAATCTAAAGATATTTTAAAAGATGTTAAGTTAGTATATATTAATGAGCTTGATAAGGTGAATTAGAAAACAATTATTAAGTGGAAGAGGGGCATAGCGGGATAGTAGAAAAGCGGTGAAGGAGTGAAGCGGGGAAGCTGTGAAGAGAAAAATTTACTAATTTCCAATGACTAATGTCCAATTAAATTCACAAAAGGCATAATATGCAAAAACTTTCCATTGCTGTTGGTATATCTTTGCTTTTTTTTGCATTTAGTTCTTATATTTTTGATCCAATTCAAGCAAGACTTATTGGTACAGTTGCTTTTTTAGTGGTACTTTGGACAAATGAGGGATTGCCCCTTGGTGTTGTATCTTTACTTCCAATAATTTTATTTCCAACATTAGGAATAGTTGATATAAAAACTGTTACTCCTAACTATTCAAAGTCAATAATATTTCTATTTATAGGTGGTTTTTTACTTGCTATGGCTATGCAAAAAACATTTTTACATGAAAGATTAGCAAAAAAATTGTTATCAATTTTTCCAAATACACCTAAGGGAATAATATATTCATTGGCTATAACTTCAGCAGTTTTAAGTTCATTTTTATCAAATACAACTGTAACCCTTATGATGATGCCGATTGCTCTTTTTTTAACACAAAATAAAAAGTTAAAAGTTAGATTTTTAATTGCTACTGCTTATGGAGCAAGTATAGGAGGTATTTTTACACCAATTGGTACACCACCAAATTTAATACTGCTTGGATTTTTAGAAGATATTAAATTAACATCTCCAACATTTTTAGAATGGATGATGTTAACTTTTCCTGTTGTTGCTTCTATGCTTTATATAGTTCCTTATATTTTATCAAAAAGTGTAAAAGATGAATTGCTTGAAGCAAAACTTATTGAGAAGTTTCCTCCAATGAGTAGCGATCAAAAAAAACTCTCAATAATTTTAATCTCTTTAGTTGTTTTACTTATAATAAATGCACCTATTAAACCATTTTATAATGGTTTAGGGTTAAATGAAAAGATTATTCTTTTAGCTTTTGGACTGATACTTTTTTTACCAAATATTTCTATATTAAAATGGGAAGATTTCAAAGATATGCCCTATGAGATAATTTTTCTTTTTGGTGCAGGTTTTAGTATAGCATCAGCATTTATTAAAACTGGCCTTGCATCAGCACTAGCTGGATATTTTTCATATTTTGCTAGTTTTCCATTTATTGTGATTTTATTTTTAATTGCACTTTTTGTTTCATTTTCTACAGAGATTACAAGTAATACTGCATTAACATCAATAGCCCTTCCTATTTTTTATGAATTTGCTAAAAATAGTGGATTTAATATTGAAATTACTCTTTTTATAGCTACAATTGCTGCAAGTTATGCTTTTATGTTGCCTATTGCAACACCTCCTAATGCAATTATAATGTCAAGTAGGGTCATAAAAATAAAAGAGATGGCAAAAATTGGATTTTTGATAAATTTTATAGGTGTTGCTATAGTATCTATTGTAGCAATTGTTTTTTGGAATAACTATTTTTGAGAAAAGGTGAGTGGTTGAGTAAGTTGAGTAGGGTGAGTTAGAAAGTGAGATAGTAAGAGAGTGGAATAGGGGCATAGCGGGAAAGTAGATGAGCAGTGAAAAAGTGAAGTGGGGAAGCCATGAAGTGGGATAGTGGAATAGAGTTAAGAGCTAAGATTTAAGAGTTAAGAATTAAAAATTAAATGAGTAAGTTTAGTAGTGCACTTAGTACTTAGCTCTTAATACTTAGCTCTAATTCCCAATTCCTAATGTCTAATGTCCAATGTCAAAACAAAGGCAACCTTTGAATATTATCAATAAGAATGATATAAAAGAGTTAAAAGATTTAAAATTTGAAAAGCTTTATTATATTGGAAATAAAGAGTTATTAAAAAGGCCAAAAATATCAATTGTTGGATCAAGAAAAGCATTAAACTATTCAAAAGAGTTTGCTTTTAAGATTGCAAGAGAGTTTGCAAAAAGAGGTTATGTTGTTGTAAGCGGAGCTGCTATGGGAATAGATGCAGCAGCTCATAGAGGCGCAGGCAGTGAAAATACCATCGCTGTTGTGGCAAATGGGCTTGATATAAAATATCCTGCAGTAAATAGAGAGCTTATAATAGATATTGAAAAAAATGGTCTAGTGCTTAGTCAATTTGATTATGGATTTAAGCAAACACCATGGAGTTTTGTTATTAGAAATGAGATAGTTGTAGCTTTAGGAGAGATTTTAATTGTATGTGAGGCAGAAGTGAATAGTGGTTCTATGAGAAGTGTTGAGTATGCATTAAGAATGAACAAAAATATATATGTTTTGCCTCATAGATTAAATTCAAGCAGTGGAACTAACTATCTTTTAAAAAAATCTCTTGCCAAGCCAATATATGATATTGAAGAGTTTGCAAATAGTTTTAAAAATATTGAAGAGAAAAAGGATGATTTTATTGAATATTTAAAGACCTCTCCATTATATGAAGATGCAGTTAAAAAATATAAAGAAAAAATTTTTGAAGCAGAAATCTTGGGTGAGATAGAGATAGTAAATATGAGAATTATCTATAAAGGTTAGGCTTGAGATTTTTATTTATAATTATTTTTCTTTTTTGGGGATGTGAGTATAAAAAAGAGTCTTTTAAGCCAGTAATAATAGAAAAAAATTTTTGTGTTAGTGATATAAAATCATTATCAAGAATTTATGATAAGCTTGATTATAGATTGGATAATGAAAAAATTCCTAATATTTTTATTAAAGATTTTTCAAAAATTTGGTCAAGAAAAGATGGAATCGAGTTAAAAACAAAAAAGATTATTTTCATAAAAACTATCTTACCAGCAGTTTTAAGAGCCAATGAAAAAATTAAAAAAGAGAGAGAAAAATTTCTTTCAATATATCAAAAATTTCCAAATATAAGTGATGAAGAAAAAAAATATATAGTTTTTCTTGCAGAAAAATATAGATGTAAAAATCCACAAAATATATCTTATGCAATAATGAATGAACTTAATAAAAAAATTGATACCATTCCTGTTTCCATAGCTGTAGCTCAGGCTGTAATTGAAAGTGGATGGGGTGATTCAAGATTTATAAAAGAGGGAAATGCATTTTTTGGACAGTGGATTTTTTCAAAAAATGGGATTTTGCCA
Coding sequences:
- a CDS encoding SLC13 family permease, whose amino-acid sequence is MQKLSIAVGISLLFFAFSSYIFDPIQARLIGTVAFLVVLWTNEGLPLGVVSLLPIILFPTLGIVDIKTVTPNYSKSIIFLFIGGFLLAMAMQKTFLHERLAKKLLSIFPNTPKGIIYSLAITSAVLSSFLSNTTVTLMMMPIALFLTQNKKLKVRFLIATAYGASIGGIFTPIGTPPNLILLGFLEDIKLTSPTFLEWMMLTFPVVASMLYIVPYILSKSVKDELLEAKLIEKFPPMSSDQKKLSIILISLVVLLIINAPIKPFYNGLGLNEKIILLAFGLILFLPNISILKWEDFKDMPYEIIFLFGAGFSIASAFIKTGLASALAGYFSYFASFPFIVILFLIALFVSFSTEITSNTALTSIALPIFYEFAKNSGFNIEITLFIATIAASYAFMLPIATPPNAIIMSSRVIKIKEMAKIGFLINFIGVAIVSIVAIVFWNNYF
- the rpsR gene encoding 30S ribosomal protein S18, giving the protein MAEKRKFKKRYCKYCEAKVTFIDYKDLELIKPSLSERYKIMPRRLTGNCKKHQEMVEEAIKRARHAALVPYIVDRKRVIANPFDEIKPLF
- the holA gene encoding DNA polymerase III subunit delta encodes the protein MYKKALDELLNKGFNLKSTLLYGEEPYYINEYSKKIADIIDPQKDNRLIYYFDEYNFEGAKNYLSQSSLFGDINLLIIKHDKEIAKKEMDILIDLCIKNQNSFFIYELYSRDAKKISKSFSKNKQADFVRFFKPTLYEAKEIISNFAKQKGIQIDEFSINHLLLSLDLNLELAKKELEKISILTKNVGNKEIDELAYSLTPLNLEKFYIYLLEKKPINEILKNLEYEDINELKILLGFENFLQQLFMFHSFIKINGFFDSKEVLGYKLPPQIEKQRVALAMKLKERDFLNLFKELQNSELYLKTKTDIDRKSYLFSSLIKIQALI
- the ilvC gene encoding ketol-acid reductoisomerase; this encodes MALNIYYDKDCDLNIIKSKKVAIIGFGSQGHAHAENLRDSGVDVKIGLYRGGRSWKKAEAKGFDVLDVSDAAKWADVVMVLIPDEIQAEVYKADIEPYLEAGNALAFGHGFNIHFGQIIPKPEIDVIMVAPKAPGHTVRSEFVRGGGIPDLIAIYQDATGSAKDLALSYASAIGGGRTGIIETTFKDETETDLFGEQAVLCGGVTALVQAGFETLTEAGYAPEMAYFECLHELKLIVDLMYEGGIANMRYSISNTAEYGDYVSGPRVINEESKKAMKEILAEIQNGKFAKDFILERHAGYARMHAERNRMKESLIEKTGEKLRAMMPWITANKIVDQETN
- a CDS encoding ribonuclease R family protein; its protein translation is MKELMIKLLKGVLKKDIARDDWPLVDELIKLKIVKDDGKVLKIGSKYRVGKIDISKKGTGFLEQIGIKAKDLLIEPEHLNGASKGDLVIARRIFQAKKRPSAKVVFIVQKAFRFSVGVFDKEKMMFLNIKTLLPLAVKATKKSLKKLPDQTVAKIDNENQIITEILGVLDDPKVDEKISLALFNKKEDFSPEAELEAKAHPDYIDPSLYPERVDLTHLPFCTIDPITAKDHDDAVYFDKEKNILYVAIADVSEYVAMYGPIDQEAKERGFSIYFPHKSIPMLPRALSEGICSLKPDVLRLAFVCKIELDENLEPKKEEIFDAIIKSRRKYSYDRVDEFIEGKFENIDEIDKEILEYLLPLYEVTKKLREKRLQKGFEFKNPEIRIELDSNQNLKATHLEEETPSHALIEDCMLLANKATAKRFEYGIFRTHEEPSLEKIEELLNELATIGIFAKEFKSIHSLFLSIQKQAREKGIEKHVDKLLIRTQKQAAYTAENIGHFGLGFEAYTHFTSPIRRYSDLTLHRLLKAILKNDKKKVDFILRNIEPLTVKISELEREAAKVEWDFMDRKFARWAKENIGKEFFALITDPESTPIAVIEDEIFGARVFLPKDRDRVELFDKVYIEIVDVNIATTKIIGKIVRFSDE
- a CDS encoding DNA-processing protein DprA, which translates into the protein MNIINKNDIKELKDLKFEKLYYIGNKELLKRPKISIVGSRKALNYSKEFAFKIAREFAKRGYVVVSGAAMGIDAAAHRGAGSENTIAVVANGLDIKYPAVNRELIIDIEKNGLVLSQFDYGFKQTPWSFVIRNEIVVALGEILIVCEAEVNSGSMRSVEYALRMNKNIYVLPHRLNSSSGTNYLLKKSLAKPIYDIEEFANSFKNIEEKKDDFIEYLKTSPLYEDAVKKYKEKIFEAEILGEIEIVNMRIIYKG
- the rpsF gene encoding 30S ribosomal protein S6; amino-acid sequence: MRHYETLFVLKPTLTEEESQARFNFIKEVIEKNGGEIVAYEDFGVRKLAYPIQKYERGHYYVIYFKAPSTTVLELERIYRITEDVIRFLTVKYETKKDIAAWEKMVQRAQKHSQKTQEAAS
- the ssb gene encoding single-stranded DNA-binding protein; translated protein: MYNRVIMLGNLTRDIELRYTQNGMAIAKSAIATNRRYKTQTGEQKEETCFIDITLFGRAAEIANQYLKKGRKILIEGRLVFEQWVDQSGQKRSKHSIAVDNLQMIDRGETPSNYQPQNSYQQNSKPTQDYQAPSVKEEIPEIDIEDDEIPF
- a CDS encoding glucosaminidase domain-containing protein, whose protein sequence is MRFLFIIIFLFWGCEYKKESFKPVIIEKNFCVSDIKSLSRIYDKLDYRLDNEKIPNIFIKDFSKIWSRKDGIELKTKKIIFIKTILPAVLRANEKIKKEREKFLSIYQKFPNISDEEKKYIVFLAEKYRCKNPQNISYAIMNELNKKIDTIPVSIAVAQAVIESGWGDSRFIKEGNAFFGQWIFSKNGILPKKVRYELGEYSIKRFESIDDSVEAYMLNLNRLFFYKDFREKRYQLKNDNKKIDGLKLIDYLKMYSERREKYVKDLKKVIISNSLLNLENKKLQAKPYIFLKYCENVTL
- a CDS encoding divergent polysaccharide deacetylase family protein, producing the protein MTKRKKRTKKSSKKSQKKLLFIFLIALVVIASGISGYVFFKKGYEKGYQKASLIAQNKIKQIKKEEKKALQKHLKEYMSEIKDYMHNKIKETKEKIIIQKKKYDKKPKLAIIIDDVAFKYQVDELKSLNIPINLSFFPPNKRHPNTPIYAKNFKIYMIHLPLEAKNFKTPEPFTLNINSSQEEIENRIRKIREWFPNAKYINNHTGSAFTSNYEAMDRLINVLNRYQFRFLDSRTTPDTKVAEVEKKYGIKYLARDIFLDNEQNVKYIKNQLKKAVAIAKKRGFAIAIGHPHPKTIEALRESKDILKDVKLVYINELDKVN